AGTTGAAATAAATTTAATTTTATTTATAAGGTATAAAATTAGTAGTCAGGATTGATAACTCATTAATAGACTGTAGGTAGTTGTTAGTCGTAGTGATTGATTCGTGTCCGACTAAATGCATAACTACTGAGAGAGGACTACCGTTCACCAGGAGTTTTGTGATGTAAGCCCGACGGAACCAGTGGGGCGGGGTCTTCTCTTTGTTCGCGACATGCTCGACCGCCTGATTGGTCATCAGCCGCAGGGCTTCATAAGTGATCGCCTTATCGACTTTTTTCGTGCTGAAGGCGATGAAAGGGGACGAGACCTCCTCAATCATCATCAATGTCTGCAGTCGGTTCACAAGATGGGTCGCCTTCTCGGTTAGCGGGATGCGGCGCCACTTGTCACGTTTCCCCTTTACTTCGAGGTAGGATGTGTTCTGATTCCGCTTGACGTCGGTGAACTTAATTGAGAGCAGTTCTACCGCCCGCATACCCGTCGTTAATAACAAATAGCCGATTGTCTCATTCCGGAGCTCCATGAGCTCCTTTTTTTGTGCTCGTTTGACGGTATGGCGGAACGACTCGGCGATCCGCTCGATCTCATCGAAGTCGACCTCACGCCGGAGCGGCTCAGCGCGCTGCTGGTTCTTCACATGGAAGGCCAGGTTATGTAGATGATACTGGTTGACGTGGAGGTAGGTTAGGAGACGCTTCAACATGTTGTTCTTTCGCTGCACTGTGCGTGGGGCATACTGTTCGTTCACCTCGAATAGGTAACGATGGATATCGAGCACAGTCAGGTATTTTAATCCGTCTGTTTTCGTCATTACAAAACTGAGAATAAACTCGAGATCCAGTTTATACGCGCGTCGCGTGTGCGGACTCTTGTCCACATAGATCGGAAACAGTTCCGTCGCCCAAAACAATTCGATGACCTCGACATCATTCAAAGCCTCGAGATCGATATGGTCCTTCTTTAATGCTTCGGCCAATTTGGGATTTGCCCCGGTCAGTTCTCGCAACGCTACTTCGAATGCCTGCTGCTTTTTCTCAAGTTCCATGCTTCTCCCTCTTTTCGTTTTATATTTTAACTCAAAATCCTTATCTTATAAGATATACAGTAGAAAACAAGTAATACGTTTGTATTTACATTTAAAATACATATGTAATTAAATTAATTAATTACATATAAATGTATTACTTTAAATGACTAGAATAAAATTAATTTCTATTAACTTGTGATAATCTTATATTATCACAAGTTAACAATGCGAAATTGTTTAAAAAAATCTATTAAGGGGTAGCGTCAGGAAAATGCGGATTTACAACGTTAAGGATATCCAAATATAAAAAGCCCAAATTCTTAGCAAAATAGAATTTGAGCTTTTTAGCACATTCATTATATATTTTTCATAAGCTCGTCTATAGCATTTGGATATAATGGTTTACTTAATTCAAGAATAGCCTTTGCATAGTCTTGGATTTCCTTTTGAGCATCATGTTCTAATCTTTGATTTAAAAAATGACAAACTGACTGTAAGGATGCCGTCCAGTACCAACGTACATACATTCCATAAGCAGGAAGGAATAGTCTCGCTTGTTCTGGACATATTCCATCTTCTAGAGCTGATTCATATTTGGCTATTCCTTCGTCAACATATGCCATAAGATCCCTGGTGTATTTATCACCAATTTCCAACGTAACTATTTCACCACTACCTTGCTTAGAATTTTTGGGTTTACTTCTCCATTCTTTACTTGAGGGAATATAAAATGTAGGCTCTTCTGTAATATATCTTCGACTTGATTCATTCCAGGCATCAAAACTATCTCCTGTACCCTCTTGATGAGAGGAACCAATGACATACTTCCACCATTGTCTGGCCACCATTAGTGGTGCATACACTTCATATTGTGCGATTACATGTCTAAATGGAGAAGTATGGCCTTCTCTAGCAAGAAATTTAATTAACTTAACATCTTTTGAAGTGCTCCCTGTCAAGTAGACAGGACAAATAATGAAAACCAGCCTAGGCGGTTTGAGACCTGTATTCGACAGGGCTCAAGCCGTTTAGTCGTTTCTGGAAACGATCGTGGTTGTAGAACGATATGTAGTTCTCGATGGCCCTCGTGAGTTCGCTATAGGCCTGGAACTCACGCAAGTAGTACATCTCCACTTTCAAGGTGCCCCAAAAACTCTCGATCGGGGCGTTGTCGATGCAACGCCCGACCCGGGACATGCTGCGGGTCATTCCCGCGTCTTCTACCATCTGTTTGAACCCTCTTGAGGTATATTGGAACCCTCGGTCGCTATGGATCATCGGACGTGCTCCTGTACGGAGCCCCGCGATGGCTGGCATCATCGTCTGGAAGACGAGCCCGTTGTTATTGGACCTTCCGATGCGGTAGGCGACGATCGAGCCGTCATACAGGTCGATGATCGCGCTCAGATACGCCTTCTTCCCGGTCCCATACTTGAACTCGGTGACGTCGGTGCACCATTTCTCGTCCGGGCGGGACGCACTGAATTCTCGGTTCATCAGGTTCTCGGCCACATGTTGCGGCGTTGACTTCTTATGTCTCTTCCGCTTCCGGCGGATGACCGATTGGATCCCATGGCTATGCATCAAGCGATAGATTCGCTTCTCATTGAATCGGGACAGGCTCTGTTGCCGGCGCAGCCGATTGATTGTCATCGTGATCCGACGGTACCCGTATGTGCCGTTCGCCTGGTCATAGAGTAGACGAATGTCCTCCAGAAGCTTCTCGTTCTCTTCTTGACGCACCGGTATGGTACGGTTCAACCATTTGTAATAGGCCGCCCGTGAGATGCCGGCGACTCGACAGAGGAGGACGATCGAGATGGCCTCCTCTTCGTATAATTCTTTGATGGCGATATATCGTTGCTGTAGCCGTACCTGGCTGATCACGACCTCCTCTCGATCTCCTCTAACTTTTTTAGGAACAGGTTGTCCGCACGAAGAAGTTCGTTCTCAAGCTCCATTTGCCGGATCTGGCGTTTCAGCTTCTCCTCTTCACTTAGTTCGTCCTCTGGCTTCGTACGCCCTGGCGGTCCAGGAGCGCTTCTGCCCCGTCCGTGTCATACTTCTTGACCCAGCTATAGATTTGCCCATAAGACACCTGATATTGTTCCGCGGTCTGCTGGTAGTTGCGTCCATTCTCCAAACAGTATTTCACGATCTCGAAGCGCTCTTCGAATGTAGTTTTTCTTCCTTTTGTCATAGCTCGATTCATCCCTTTTCTCGAATCTGTTAACTCGCTATGACTAGTATACTTCTTAATCCATTTTCGAAGAACAGATCCATCACTGATTTGATGGTTGGAGAGGACTTCCACCGTGGTGGCCCCATCGAGATAGTCACGGACGGCGGCAATCTTTTGTTCCTTGGTGTAATGTCTCCAGGTCCTCGATTCCTTCAACGCGTCGATCCCGCCGGTATCGAATTTCACTTTCCACACCCGGAGGG
The sequence above is drawn from the Exiguobacterium aurantiacum genome and encodes:
- a CDS encoding tyrosine-type recombinase/integrase yields the protein MELEKKQQAFEVALRELTGANPKLAEALKKDHIDLEALNDVEVIELFWATELFPIYVDKSPHTRRAYKLDLEFILSFVMTKTDGLKYLTVLDIHRYLFEVNEQYAPRTVQRKNNMLKRLLTYLHVNQYHLHNLAFHVKNQQRAEPLRREVDFDEIERIAESFRHTVKRAQKKELMELRNETIGYLLLTTGMRAVELLSIKFTDVKRNQNTSYLEVKGKRDKWRRIPLTEKATHLVNRLQTLMMIEEVSSPFIAFSTKKVDKAITYEALRLMTNQAVEHVANKEKTPPHWFRRAYITKLLVNGSPLSVVMHLVGHESITTTNNYLQSINELSILTTNFIPYK